The DNA window TCTTCAGTATGGTCATGAGGAAGTTATCATGGTTTCCCCTAACAAAAACAAGTCTTGTCCTGTCTGAATACCTGTCGATGAAGTGCACTATGTCATCCCACTCCTGGGGCAGGTTTCTCGAGAATTCCTGCTTGAAGTCACCATTGATAACCAGCCTCTCTGGTGAGTACCTTTCCAGTATTTTGTCAACCATTCCCTCCACATGGCCAAGTTGAAGTTTAGGAAGGAAAAGGCCATGCAGATTCATCTCCTCTTCGAACCCCAGATGCAAATCCGAAACAACCGCTGTACCCTCGTCACTCAAATATGCGCAGTGGAGGTCTGATATGAAGACATTTTTTGAGATCTGAATGTCGTGCAACAAGTGCTGTATTTGACACAACGCATTAATCTTTTTAATTGGTCTTGAAGTTTTTGAATGAGCCAGGAATAGGGTAGCTCGCGTCCCAAAGGTTGTGTGATTGCTTTTATAGTCTTTTCCAATTGCCTCCTGAAAACAATGTTGAACAGGGAACTGGCAAGTACGATAAAGAACCTTATGCCTCCAGTAACCGATAAGAGAGACCCGGACAAGCCGGTCTCTGTATGGAAGGAACTGGACCGGATTCGGGGGAAGCCTGAACAGACCGTAGTCGTCATATTCAGAACCACCGGCTGCGCATGGTACAAATTCACCTCCTGTTCGATGTGTGGTTACTTCAATGACATTTCGGGTAAAATCACAGAAGAAAACCTGCTGAAGCAGGTAGAATTTGTTTCGGAGTCGATGGAAGGAGCGCGGGTGGTCAAGGTCTTCACGTCCGGCAGCTTCCTTGATCCCATAGAGATTCCCATAACCGTCCGAAAAAAATTTCTTGAGTCACTAGCTGAAAAAGCTGACAAGGTACTTATTGAATCAAGGACTGAGTACATTACAGAAAATAATCTGAAAAGCCTACATGAAACTGGAATTCCCATAAGAATTGCCATCGGACTTGAGAGCGCGAATGATACCGTCATCAGGGATTCTATCAATAAGGGGAGCACCTTCGCCAAGTACCTGGACGCCGCTTACATTATCCGGAAACTCGGTTTAGAATTGCGTACCTACCTATTGCTCAAGCCACCGTTCATGTCTGAGGCAGCTGCGATAACTGATGCTATCGATTCCGTGAGGAAGGTTGCGCAAATCTCAAATGATGTGTCAATCAACCCGATGAACATACAGAAGAATACGCTTGTGGAAAAACTATGGAAGAAGGGACTTTACAGGCCGCCACGTCTGTGGAGCCTTGCAAGAGTCATACTGGAATCGTCGGAATTCGGGACAGAAGTCCTGTCATATCCAACCGGTGGCAACAGGGAGAGGGGAGTGCATAACGACTCATTTGATCAGAAACTTCTCGATCTGATAGTGGAGGGATCGCTTAGCCAGGATTTTTCAAATCTAAAAGAGTATTACAGATCATCTGACCTGAGTGAGTACTGGAGAAAAATCGAACTGGAAGACCGTAACTTATTCCAGCCGGACTTCGAGAAATTGATAAGAAGGACCGCCTCGGCATCCCTGTATATTTGAGGATAACATGAGTGAAAAGCTGAAGGAAATTGGAGAGAGGGAAATAATAGACAGGCTGAGAAAGAGATTCAGGCTGAAAACACCACAGGACGATTGCGCGATCTTTGAGGATGGAGATAGTTACTGGATGATCACCACTGATGTCATGAACTTCAAGACACATATTCCGAAGGGAACAACACCGGAACTCGCGGGAAACTACTTTGTAAATTCAAATCTCAGTGACATTGCAGCAATGGCTGGAAAACCTGAATCGTTCATGACCGCTTATTCCATGAATCCAAACACAGATTATGAATTTCTCGAGAAGTTCGAGACAGGCGTAATCAGGGCCCTCAAGAAGTTTGACTGTGATTTTGCGGGGGGAGACCTGAAGGAAGGTGAAGGCTTAACAATGACAGGAATAGCCACCGGGAGACAGAAGAAAAACCTCACCCGGAAGCGAAGCGATATATCTTCGGACCAGATCATAGGAGTTACGAACACCCTCGGAAGGTCTGGGTCAGGATACGTTTTTTATGAACATAAATACAGGATCCCTTCTGCACTGAAGATGATCCTGGACATAAAGCCGAGGATCAGGGAGGCACAGATCATAAGCGAGCACGGCGGAAAGTTCATGATGGATCTTTCAGACGGGCTCGCTTCATCCATGAGGCAGATGAAGCATGATTATGGTGTCGGTTTCCGTATAGTGCAGGAGGAAATACCTGTGGCTGCTGAAGTGAAAAAGGCAGTTTCCCTTTCAGGAAGACCAGAAACTGATTTCACACTAGGCTTTGGCGGAGACTATGAACTTTTGTTTTCCATTGACAACAGGAATTACAGTGACTTCATGAACGCAATGGAGGCTGAGAAGCTAACCGTATCTTTTATTGGAGAAGCTTGGAAAGGTGATAACATAGTTTATGACGGTTCCTCATGGGTCGGCCTCAAACAGCATGGATATGAACACTTCAGGAAGCACGGGTTTCCTATTTAAGAACTATTATAGAGATCCTCAATCATGGCTTAGAGAACGGATTTATACAACATTGTATTCACCAGTTAGTTGAAATGGCTGAGAATATTTACGACCCCGTAGACACATCATCCAACATGCAGGACATTGCCAAGGACACCCTTGAGTTCTGGAATAAGTACAACATTCCTGCAAAGAATATCAACAGCGATCGGGGAACAAAGGATTTTTACTTTCTAGAGGGGCCACCTACGGCAAATGGAAGGCCGCATGTAGGCCATCTCAGCACCTTCGTGATCAAGGATGCGGTCGTTCGTTACAAGTACATGAACAATTTCAGAATACGGAGAAGAACCGGCGGCTGGGACTGCCATGGGCTGCCTGTTGAGCTCGAGGCGGAAAAGCATTTTGGCTTCAAGACAAAGAAAGAAATCGAGGACTTCGGAATTGGTGCATTCAACCAGTACTGTAGAGAAAGTGTATTCAAGTACATAGAGGAGTGGAAGGAGGTCAACGCACTTTTTGGCAAGTGGTTTGATTTAGACAGGGCATATGTCACTTTGCGGGACGATTACATTGAGAGCGAGTGGTGGGCGTTGAGCCAGTTGTTCAAAACCGGGATGCTTTATAAAAGTTACAAGATCGTCCCGTACTGCCCAAGGTGTGAAACCTCGCTCAGTTCACACGAAGTGTCTCAGGGATATGAGGAGATAGAGGAGCCAGCTGTATTCGTGAAATTCAGGGAAACTGGAAAGACCAACAGATATTTCCTTGCATGGACCACAACCCCATGGACCCTTCCGTCGAATCAATTCCTAGTTGTGAACAGTGATATAGATTATGATCTTGTTGAATTCAAGGGAGAGGAGTATTACGTTGCCGCTGCCCTAGTGAAAAATATTTTCAGGGGAGAATTCAAGGTGCTGGCGAGTTTCAGGGGCAATGAACTCGTGGGAAAAACATATGAGCGCCCGATAGAATTTCTGAAGGTCCCTGAGGGGTCTTTAGTGGTCGTTTCCGGAAGCTTTGTAACAACGGAGGATGGCACTGGAATTGTGCATGCTTCTCCAGCCTTTGGCGCGGACGATTTTGAGATAGCTAAGGAAAGGGAGACGAAGATCCTGAATCCTGTAAACGCTTCTGGAAAATACAACTCTGAGGAGCTGCCGTGGAATAACCTCTTCATCAAGGATGCTGACCCAAAGATAGTTGAATACTTGAGACTCACCGGGAAACTCTTCAGGGTACAGAAGCACAGGCACACCTATCCATTCTGCTACAGGTGCGGCACGCCTATGCTTTACTACCCTCTTGATGCGTGGTATATACGAATGTCTGGCGTTAGAGACCAGTTGGTAGAAAATAACAGAAAGGTCAACTGGGTTCCGGATTTCCTTAAGGAAGGCAGATTTGGAAACTTCCTGACCGAGGCTAAAGACTGGGCGCTGAGCAGGAACAGGTACTGGGGAACACCTCTTCCTGTCTGGAGATGCGAGAATAACCACTATGAATCAATAGGAAGTAGGGCAGAACTGAAATCAAAGGGCTGCACGGTACCTTCTGACCTGCATAGACC is part of the Thermoplasmataceae archaeon genome and encodes:
- a CDS encoding thiamine-phosphate kinase → MSEKLKEIGEREIIDRLRKRFRLKTPQDDCAIFEDGDSYWMITTDVMNFKTHIPKGTTPELAGNYFVNSNLSDIAAMAGKPESFMTAYSMNPNTDYEFLEKFETGVIRALKKFDCDFAGGDLKEGEGLTMTGIATGRQKKNLTRKRSDISSDQIIGVTNTLGRSGSGYVFYEHKYRIPSALKMILDIKPRIREAQIISEHGGKFMMDLSDGLASSMRQMKHDYGVGFRIVQEEIPVAAEVKKAVSLSGRPETDFTLGFGGDYELLFSIDNRNYSDFMNAMEAEKLTVSFIGEAWKGDNIVYDGSSWVGLKQHGYEHFRKHGFPI
- a CDS encoding archaeosine biosynthesis radical SAM protein RaSEA translates to MLNRELASTIKNLMPPVTDKRDPDKPVSVWKELDRIRGKPEQTVVVIFRTTGCAWYKFTSCSMCGYFNDISGKITEENLLKQVEFVSESMEGARVVKVFTSGSFLDPIEIPITVRKKFLESLAEKADKVLIESRTEYITENNLKSLHETGIPIRIAIGLESANDTVIRDSINKGSTFAKYLDAAYIIRKLGLELRTYLLLKPPFMSEAAAITDAIDSVRKVAQISNDVSINPMNIQKNTLVEKLWKKGLYRPPRLWSLARVILESSEFGTEVLSYPTGGNRERGVHNDSFDQKLLDLIVEGSLSQDFSNLKEYYRSSDLSEYWRKIELEDRNLFQPDFEKLIRRTASASLYI